In one window of Zhongshania aliphaticivorans DNA:
- a CDS encoding enoyl-CoA hydratase-related protein, translating into MNFKEITVEVRESVGILTLNAPETLNALTPGMVEEINEAIDYFAQNTRAMILSGAGRGFCSGASLNPSNPLTPMTADRDQRDIGLILENFLNPIMIKLKNLPIPWITAVRGSAAGFGASLALAGDMIIASENAAFIQIFSRIGLIPDGGATHILSRTIGRARTMELMLTGNRLSADKALNWGLINQVVSDDQLEAEAFKTALALANGPTVALSLIRKAVWAAVDANWESSLQTERELQKQAGQTADFDEGVAAFNEKRPATFSGQ; encoded by the coding sequence ATGAACTTTAAAGAAATTACTGTTGAGGTCCGTGAATCGGTAGGTATTCTCACCCTAAATGCACCTGAAACGTTAAACGCCTTAACACCCGGTATGGTTGAAGAAATCAACGAGGCCATTGACTACTTTGCTCAAAATACCCGCGCCATGATTTTATCTGGCGCAGGCCGCGGCTTTTGCTCGGGTGCGTCACTAAACCCTAGCAACCCGCTAACCCCCATGACTGCTGATCGCGATCAACGCGATATTGGCCTCATCTTAGAAAATTTTTTAAACCCCATCATGATCAAGCTTAAAAACCTGCCTATACCTTGGATTACCGCCGTTCGGGGTAGTGCAGCCGGCTTTGGCGCCTCTTTAGCGCTGGCGGGGGATATGATCATTGCCAGCGAGAATGCCGCCTTTATCCAAATTTTCTCTCGTATAGGGCTGATTCCCGATGGTGGCGCGACCCACATACTCAGCCGTACCATTGGCCGCGCTCGCACAATGGAGCTTATGCTTACCGGTAACCGCCTAAGCGCTGACAAAGCGTTAAACTGGGGGCTAATCAATCAGGTGGTCAGTGATGATCAATTAGAAGCGGAGGCATTTAAAACCGCCCTAGCCCTAGCCAACGGACCCACTGTCGCGTTAAGCCTCATTCGCAAGGCCGTCTGGGCGGCGGTAGATGCCAACTGGGAAAGCAGCTTGCAAACTGAACGCGAACTCCAAAAGCAGGCCGGACAAACCGCTGATTTTGACGAAGGCGTCGCCGCGTTCAATGAAAAACGGCCTGCAACATTTTCTGGACAATAA
- a CDS encoding phytanoyl-CoA dioxygenase family protein, which translates to MPTVEDYKNLETAKRYKKTFSDGLNQIDPDVLQKTLQTLDKNGYVIIPDVLSEQTLAEIKAAVEPMLNETGRNYFEGENTQRIYSVIAKTFACNDLVDHPLIMALLDSLFNPGYLLSQLQVINILPGEKQQPIHTDDAFYLIPRPRQPLGAATVWAINDFTADNGGTIVIPGSHQWGEEQPTQAQLQEQINCEMKAGSVVFFLGTLWHGGGANCSDQRRLAVTAQYCEGFCRSQENFSLSIPKDRVAKCSEDIKRLLGYSIFGPFMGMVDGKHPKRLLE; encoded by the coding sequence ATGCCAACCGTTGAAGATTATAAAAACTTAGAAACAGCCAAAAGATATAAGAAAACCTTTTCTGATGGCTTGAACCAAATTGATCCCGATGTTCTGCAAAAAACGCTGCAAACTTTGGATAAGAATGGGTATGTCATTATTCCAGATGTTCTCTCTGAGCAAACTCTAGCGGAAATCAAGGCAGCGGTGGAGCCGATGCTAAATGAAACCGGGCGCAACTATTTTGAAGGTGAGAATACCCAGCGGATATATTCAGTTATCGCAAAGACCTTTGCCTGTAACGATCTTGTGGATCATCCACTAATTATGGCGTTATTGGATAGTCTTTTTAATCCGGGCTATCTCTTATCTCAATTACAAGTCATCAATATTCTGCCTGGCGAAAAACAACAGCCAATCCACACAGATGATGCTTTTTATCTTATCCCTCGCCCTCGACAACCCTTAGGTGCGGCTACTGTGTGGGCTATTAATGATTTTACCGCAGATAATGGTGGGACCATTGTCATTCCGGGTTCACATCAATGGGGTGAAGAGCAGCCTACACAAGCCCAGCTGCAAGAGCAGATTAATTGTGAAATGAAGGCGGGTTCGGTGGTGTTTTTTCTAGGTACGCTATGGCACGGCGGCGGCGCTAATTGTTCTGATCAGCGCCGCCTTGCCGTTACCGCACAGTATTGTGAAGGTTTTTGCCGGTCTCAAGAAAATTTCAGTCTCTCTATTCCAAAGGATCGCGTCGCTAAATGCTCAGAAGATATAAAACGCCTTTTAGGTTACTCCATTTTCGGCCCGTTCATGGGCATGGTCGATGGTAAACACCCTAAGCGATTACTTGAATAA
- a CDS encoding NAD(P)/FAD-dependent oxidoreductase, whose amino-acid sequence MSEHCIIIGASHAAAQLVSSLRQEGWEGKISLIGDEPHLPYHRPPLSKAFFVGEKTEEDLLIRAADFYVKNNVDLLLGSRVTNIDRDAKKVTLEDGAEISYTKLALTTGARVRKIPFTGSELAGVFYMRDLNDVKQTHKFTGPGKSAVIIGGGYIGLETAASLRKIGMSVTVIETMSRVLQRVTAPEVSAFYTRIHTEEGVDIRTEAGVDAIVGDKHVEGVRLADGTTVAADLVVIGVGVIPNIELAEAAGLTIDNGVAVDEFATTNDPDIFAAGDCSNHYNPIYDRKLRLESVQNATDQAKIAAKSICGKPVAYNALPWFWSDQYDLKLQIAGLSQGFDEVIIRGNSEQGRSFAAFYFCEGRFIAVDAVNRPKEFMMSKRALTTGQTADPVKLADESIEIKDVFN is encoded by the coding sequence ATGAGTGAACATTGCATTATTATCGGCGCCAGCCACGCTGCAGCCCAATTAGTATCCAGCCTCCGCCAAGAGGGCTGGGAAGGTAAAATATCCCTAATTGGCGACGAGCCACATTTACCTTATCACCGCCCCCCGTTGTCAAAAGCCTTTTTTGTGGGTGAAAAAACCGAAGAAGACTTGCTGATTCGCGCCGCTGATTTTTACGTCAAAAATAACGTTGATCTGCTATTGGGCTCTCGGGTTACCAACATTGATCGCGATGCAAAGAAAGTGACCCTAGAGGATGGCGCAGAAATTTCTTACACCAAACTCGCCCTTACCACTGGCGCTCGCGTTCGTAAAATCCCGTTCACAGGCAGCGAGCTTGCCGGTGTGTTCTATATGCGTGACCTAAATGATGTTAAGCAAACCCACAAATTTACTGGCCCAGGCAAATCGGCAGTCATTATTGGTGGCGGCTATATCGGCTTAGAAACCGCAGCATCATTGCGTAAGATTGGCATGAGCGTGACAGTGATAGAAACCATGTCACGTGTACTACAGCGAGTTACCGCACCCGAGGTATCCGCTTTTTACACCCGCATCCACACTGAAGAAGGCGTCGACATACGCACTGAAGCCGGCGTTGATGCGATTGTTGGTGACAAGCATGTTGAAGGGGTGCGTTTAGCTGACGGCACGACGGTTGCGGCGGATCTTGTTGTCATTGGCGTCGGTGTCATCCCAAATATTGAACTAGCCGAAGCTGCTGGCCTTACCATTGACAATGGCGTTGCGGTTGACGAATTTGCGACAACCAACGACCCTGATATATTTGCAGCCGGTGATTGTAGTAATCATTACAACCCGATTTACGACCGCAAACTCAGACTTGAGTCGGTACAAAATGCGACTGACCAAGCTAAAATCGCGGCAAAAAGCATCTGCGGTAAACCCGTAGCGTATAATGCCTTACCTTGGTTCTGGTCAGACCAATACGATTTAAAACTTCAAATTGCGGGATTATCACAAGGTTTTGATGAGGTGATTATTCGCGGTAACAGTGAGCAAGGGCGTAGTTTTGCGGCATTCTATTTCTGTGAAGGCCGGTTTATTGCTGTTGATGCAGTTAACCGCCCGAAAGAATTTATGATGAGTAAACGTGCGCTAACCACTGGGCAGACAGCTGACCCAGTAAAGCTAGCTGACGAGTCTATTGAAATCAAAGACGTCTTCAATTAA
- a CDS encoding 2Fe-2S iron-sulfur cluster-binding protein translates to MPLIIFKSHDGNTQEVHAEVGTSIMQAAVDNGVDGILGECGGCCSCATCHCYIDPAWVAKTEEPDSTETDMLDCVLEPQETSRLSCQVFVTDEMDGIVVAMPESQY, encoded by the coding sequence ATGCCATTAATTATTTTCAAATCACACGACGGAAACACCCAAGAAGTACACGCGGAAGTTGGTACTAGTATTATGCAGGCCGCTGTTGACAATGGTGTTGACGGCATTCTTGGTGAGTGTGGCGGCTGCTGCAGTTGTGCAACTTGCCATTGCTATATTGACCCTGCTTGGGTAGCCAAAACTGAAGAGCCAGACAGCACCGAAACCGACATGCTTGACTGCGTTCTGGAGCCCCAGGAAACCAGCCGTTTAAGCTGCCAAGTATTTGTGACTGATGAAATGGATGGTATTGTCGTGGCAATGCCTGAGTCTCAGTACTAA
- the ppa gene encoding inorganic diphosphatase produces MSYNQIPAGKDLPNDIYVAIEIPANSSPIKYEIEKEFDALMVDRFMATPMFYPANYGYIPNTLSEDGDALDVLVVTPYPVVPGSVIRARPVGILNMSDEAGKDAKLLAVPHDKLSVLYQDVKEPSDLPELLIKQIEHFFENYKDLEKGKWVKVDGWAGSEEAKAEIMKAAAAYKG; encoded by the coding sequence ATGAGCTATAACCAAATCCCAGCTGGCAAAGATTTACCTAACGATATTTACGTTGCCATCGAAATCCCTGCCAACAGCAGCCCTATCAAGTATGAAATTGAAAAAGAATTCGACGCTTTAATGGTCGACCGTTTCATGGCAACACCGATGTTTTACCCTGCAAACTACGGCTATATTCCTAACACACTATCAGAAGATGGCGATGCATTAGACGTATTGGTTGTTACGCCATACCCCGTTGTACCAGGTTCTGTCATCCGTGCCCGTCCCGTTGGCATACTTAATATGAGCGACGAAGCTGGCAAAGACGCAAAACTGTTGGCCGTTCCACACGACAAGCTTTCAGTACTTTATCAAGACGTTAAAGAGCCCTCTGACCTGCCTGAGCTACTCATTAAGCAAATCGAGCATTTCTTTGAGAACTACAAAGATCTTGAAAAAGGCAAGTGGGTTAAAGTTGACGGCTGGGCTGGAAGTGAAGAAGCCAAAGCCGAAATTATGAAAGCGGCTGCAGCCTACAAAGGCTAA
- the cysE gene encoding serine O-acetyltransferase, translated as MSITVDELWSAMTAEAREYGRNEPVLASFYHASILNHANFADALSFHIAAKLDCDSVPAMLIRDVFNEAFVNDSDIVRAAALDICAHFERDPACDHYGMPFLYFKGFQAIQAYRIANWLWRQGRESLALFLQNRIASVFDVDIHPAAVIGSGIMIDHATGLVIGETAIVGNNVSMLHSVTLGGCGRGPGPRHPRICDGVLISAGAKVLGNIVVGDGAKIAAGSVVLSNVAAHSTVAGVPAKQVGALSAELPALNMDQYINENQ; from the coding sequence ATGAGTATCACTGTAGACGAATTATGGTCAGCGATGACCGCTGAGGCCCGTGAATACGGGCGTAATGAGCCAGTATTGGCCAGTTTTTACCACGCCAGTATTTTAAATCACGCGAATTTTGCCGATGCACTGAGTTTTCATATTGCCGCTAAGCTGGATTGTGATTCAGTACCGGCAATGTTGATCAGAGATGTGTTTAATGAGGCCTTTGTAAACGATAGTGACATCGTTAGGGCTGCGGCTTTGGATATCTGCGCTCATTTTGAACGCGACCCCGCCTGTGATCACTACGGCATGCCATTTTTATACTTTAAGGGCTTTCAAGCTATACAGGCTTACCGGATTGCTAATTGGTTGTGGCGGCAAGGGCGGGAGTCATTGGCGCTGTTCTTGCAAAACCGGATAGCGAGTGTTTTTGATGTGGATATTCATCCTGCTGCGGTTATTGGCAGCGGAATTATGATTGACCATGCCACGGGCTTGGTTATCGGCGAGACGGCCATTGTTGGCAATAATGTGTCGATGTTGCACTCAGTTACGTTGGGTGGTTGTGGCCGAGGGCCAGGTCCACGTCACCCACGAATTTGCGATGGCGTATTGATTAGTGCTGGTGCAAAAGTATTAGGCAATATTGTTGTGGGTGATGGTGCAAAAATTGCAGCGGGTAGCGTGGTTCTAAGTAATGTTGCAGCTCACTCAACGGTGGCTGGGGTGCCGGCCAAGCAAGTGGGTGCGCTGTCGGCGGAACTTCCCGCGCTGAATATGGATCAATATATCAATGAAAATCAGTAG
- a CDS encoding M15 family metallopeptidase, protein MATLDGVLVHRGIVDSFTALKAQAADAGFDLRLVSGFRSFDRQLAIWNAKASGQRALLDDQGEVLDWAALSDLEVVMAILRWSALPGASRHHWGTDIDVYDAAAVAPDYQVQLTPAEVADDGVFGPLHRWLDREFAEERGHGFFRPYNVDRGGIAPERWHLSYAPLSAQCDLAMQAELLQVALEQREDVYLKEVILKELANIYQRFVVVPTSCYPSPYADMLRERDLV, encoded by the coding sequence ATGGCTACGCTAGACGGGGTGCTTGTTCATCGGGGCATTGTGGACTCATTCACCGCGCTTAAAGCGCAGGCGGCGGACGCTGGTTTTGATTTACGTCTTGTGAGTGGCTTTCGTAGTTTTGATCGCCAGCTCGCCATTTGGAATGCAAAAGCGTCGGGGCAGCGCGCCTTACTCGATGATCAGGGCGAGGTATTGGATTGGGCGGCGTTATCTGATCTAGAAGTGGTGATGGCGATTTTGCGCTGGTCTGCCTTACCAGGTGCTTCTCGACATCATTGGGGAACAGATATCGATGTCTATGACGCAGCAGCTGTGGCTCCAGATTACCAAGTGCAGCTTACCCCTGCAGAAGTGGCGGATGATGGTGTTTTCGGTCCCTTGCATCGTTGGCTGGACAGGGAGTTTGCTGAAGAGCGGGGGCATGGTTTTTTTAGGCCGTATAATGTTGATCGCGGCGGCATTGCACCGGAGCGCTGGCATTTAAGTTATGCGCCTTTATCGGCGCAGTGCGACTTGGCCATGCAGGCAGAGCTTCTTCAAGTCGCTTTGGAGCAACGAGAAGATGTTTATTTGAAAGAAGTCATTTTAAAAGAATTAGCTAATATTTATCAGCGCTTTGTGGTGGTGCCGACAAGCTGCTATCCATCACCTTATGCCGATATGTTAAGAGAGCGTGATCTGGTATGA
- a CDS encoding patatin-like phospholipase family protein, whose amino-acid sequence MEDLSLGNKKIALALGSGSARGMAHIGVIQRLQELGIQPDIICGTSIGSVIAGCYLTGKLEHFTDWIQSLSTTQVLHYMSVSLTVTGGVAHATRLIEFFENEYGNPDIETLTTPFAAVATDLMRGREVWLQRGPLWDAVRASMAIPGILTPVAFGNSWLVDGGLVNPVPVSVCRALGADIIIGVDLNSDLVGRQKVVTDAKAPTNEESIEEEESEDEELIVNEDSEDDPSLSAAFSRFTSSIKEAANSFRNTSETQKQPEPPGTVGVMMSAINIMQDRITRSRLAGEPADIMLWPRLGHIGLLEFSSAAEAIIEGRNAVDRMLPAIRHAFKSEGDDRFIEPHY is encoded by the coding sequence GTGGAAGATTTGTCCCTGGGTAACAAGAAAATCGCCCTTGCTTTAGGTAGCGGCTCTGCCAGAGGAATGGCTCATATTGGCGTCATTCAACGGCTGCAAGAGCTGGGTATCCAGCCCGATATTATTTGCGGCACGTCTATTGGGTCCGTTATCGCCGGCTGCTACCTAACCGGAAAGCTTGAACACTTCACCGATTGGATTCAGTCCCTTAGTACAACGCAAGTGCTGCACTATATGAGTGTTAGCCTAACCGTGACAGGTGGTGTGGCACATGCCACCCGCCTAATTGAGTTTTTTGAAAACGAATACGGAAACCCCGATATCGAAACGTTAACAACGCCATTTGCAGCCGTTGCCACAGACTTAATGCGGGGCCGTGAAGTGTGGTTACAACGAGGCCCCCTGTGGGATGCGGTAAGGGCATCAATGGCAATTCCGGGTATCTTAACCCCCGTTGCCTTTGGCAACTCCTGGCTGGTCGATGGTGGCCTAGTCAACCCCGTACCTGTTTCGGTGTGTCGGGCATTGGGGGCAGATATCATCATTGGCGTCGACCTAAATAGCGATTTAGTTGGTCGCCAAAAGGTCGTTACTGATGCCAAAGCCCCTACTAATGAAGAGTCTATTGAAGAGGAAGAGTCTGAAGACGAAGAGTTAATCGTCAACGAGGACTCAGAGGATGACCCTTCACTAAGCGCAGCTTTCAGCCGGTTCACGTCGTCAATAAAAGAAGCTGCTAACAGCTTCCGCAATACTAGTGAAACCCAAAAACAACCAGAACCACCCGGCACTGTCGGCGTGATGATGAGCGCAATTAATATTATGCAGGACCGCATAACCCGTAGCCGTCTCGCTGGCGAGCCCGCCGATATTATGCTGTGGCCCAGACTTGGCCATATAGGTTTATTGGAGTTCAGCAGCGCGGCAGAGGCTATTATCGAAGGGCGCAACGCGGTAGACCGGATGCTGCCCGCTATTAGACATGCCTTTAAAAGTGAAGGCGACGATCGTTTTATAGAACCCCACTATTAA
- a CDS encoding Rieske (2Fe-2S) protein yields the protein MHILCRLDDIKDPGSKGFKQGNDSLFVVRQRGEVVVYRNRCPHLGIELNWQEDQFLDYDNSLIQCATHGALFIIESGECVAGPCNGKSLEKIPCKLQDGWVVLLESFNSEVTA from the coding sequence ATGCACATACTTTGCCGCTTAGATGACATTAAAGACCCTGGCTCCAAGGGGTTTAAACAAGGTAATGACTCTCTGTTTGTCGTCCGTCAGCGAGGGGAGGTGGTGGTTTATCGCAATCGCTGCCCTCACCTTGGCATAGAATTAAACTGGCAAGAAGATCAATTTCTCGACTATGACAATTCCCTCATTCAGTGTGCAACCCACGGTGCCTTATTCATTATTGAATCTGGGGAATGTGTCGCTGGGCCGTGCAATGGTAAATCACTTGAGAAAATCCCCTGCAAACTCCAAGACGGCTGGGTTGTCCTTTTGGAATCCTTTAATAGCGAAGTCACCGCTTAA
- the sfsA gene encoding DNA/RNA nuclease SfsA, with translation MKWPEKLVQARLLKRYKRFLADVVLDDGSELTVHCPNTGAMTGCATPGGRVFLLHSQNPKRKYAYTWELIESRAGGMICIHSARANDLVADALASSGIASLAMYPNIKREKRLTSGSRIDFHLSSTDKTVPDCYVEVKSVTLDCGGGDGAFPDAVSARAVRHIQELLSLKQEGARVVLLFAVLHEDISSVRPAAEIDPRYANALKAAVEEGLEVIAYKASINEDEMVLSEPLPVSVA, from the coding sequence GTGAAGTGGCCTGAAAAGTTGGTGCAAGCGAGGTTGCTTAAACGTTACAAACGCTTTTTAGCTGATGTGGTTTTAGACGACGGTAGCGAGCTAACTGTACATTGCCCAAATACGGGTGCGATGACAGGGTGTGCGACGCCAGGTGGTCGCGTTTTCTTACTGCATAGTCAAAACCCCAAACGAAAGTACGCTTATACCTGGGAGTTAATTGAAAGCAGAGCAGGGGGGATGATTTGTATTCATTCAGCGCGGGCCAATGACTTGGTTGCTGATGCGCTAGCTAGTTCTGGTATTGCTTCTTTAGCTATGTATCCTAATATAAAGCGTGAAAAGCGTCTCACCTCGGGGAGTCGTATCGATTTCCACCTTTCCTCTACTGATAAAACCGTGCCGGATTGTTATGTTGAAGTGAAGTCAGTAACGCTGGATTGTGGAGGCGGCGATGGCGCATTTCCCGATGCAGTCAGTGCTCGCGCAGTGCGTCATATTCAGGAATTGCTGTCTCTTAAGCAGGAGGGGGCAAGAGTCGTCTTGCTGTTTGCTGTACTCCATGAAGATATCAGTAGTGTTCGTCCAGCCGCTGAAATTGATCCACGATATGCGAATGCACTAAAAGCCGCTGTTGAAGAGGGGCTTGAGGTGATTGCCTATAAAGCAAGCATTAATGAGGATGAAATGGTTTTATCTGAGCCGCTACCAGTGAGTGTAGCTTAA
- a CDS encoding AsmA family protein, with product MIKKLLLGLGLFILVLLCVVSIALIQPHLLRGLIGSSAHRFAGLNVDIADIQSHINPLRFEISGLSIKNPEWPRPELLSLADITISLTQSPFSHTAFWELNANQLTVNVEQNESSELNWISSQFKGSQETPSANEPNEGPLLPGDFNFNQISIKDVTLNWRSKDDDQRQISLPELSAKRIEKGNGDFYISLDYLEQHVELNSAITLFDPQKGILGYELSLHHQDLDISSNGKLYLNPKLEGSTLSLSLDLRSANAIAKLAGTDIPPLPKTKFSSDIKISPNYELNNIVLKLNDNTINGDISINAENSAVTANLRSTALDIDSLLPPQQSTEDTTSSQNKIAAPSQNSSNQNSKDETEAEINWAWLEETNVNLELDIEKLTILGWQVSNLKSDITLHKSIQAAINASQIQEIAKKRDINEFSANVHLEPLSKTTTGADTKVSLTMTQAGITSEVSGKLNVNGIVGNELDVVADAPSSQAVWQLAQLPWQEAGSLSLQANLKTTQDSYTVKGNSQLGEQSTELDIQYTPAKTDAALPTLKGDIFLRKIDLAFLSPETDAKVDNTSPSQSSKKKLISKEPFALSPLKSINTALTLRLEDIDTGYNLIQKARLAPTLQDGLFNLKDTVINFDGGEAKVALKLDASKEIPELDIRFSIDADDYGKLGLDKAAGINKGSGRIRLDADSKGLSPHQLAANMTAKLDLKITDLVAQGNALNLIGSDVLTETIDKLNPFSEKKTSTTIECVAVHFKGSKGKFISDDAIALETKQTKIIGTGNIDIGNEEFLLGVSPIARTGVGINIGAAAGLVRLGGTFNKPKIVADPSGMFTSGLSTGAAFYTGGLSLLAQGLLKRAIYSGSACDGDIDEIPTVEELPDDILNPTPETAPTEQGTPTLKNEEAPEPTT from the coding sequence GTGATTAAGAAACTGCTACTTGGTCTAGGCCTTTTCATCCTCGTGCTGTTGTGCGTCGTGTCTATCGCACTCATACAGCCGCATTTACTGCGAGGATTAATCGGTAGCAGCGCCCATCGTTTTGCCGGTTTGAATGTCGACATTGCGGACATTCAATCACACATTAACCCACTTCGATTTGAAATCAGTGGGCTAAGTATCAAAAATCCTGAGTGGCCCCGTCCAGAATTATTAAGTCTTGCTGACATTACGATTTCACTAACCCAAAGCCCATTTAGTCACACTGCCTTCTGGGAGCTAAACGCAAATCAATTAACGGTCAATGTAGAACAAAATGAATCGAGCGAACTCAACTGGATAAGTAGTCAATTCAAAGGATCACAAGAAACTCCAAGCGCAAATGAGCCAAACGAGGGGCCATTACTTCCTGGCGATTTTAATTTCAATCAAATTTCGATTAAGGATGTTACCCTAAACTGGCGCAGCAAAGATGACGACCAACGCCAAATTTCGCTACCAGAGCTTAGTGCAAAACGAATAGAAAAAGGCAATGGTGACTTTTATATTAGCCTTGACTACCTTGAGCAACATGTGGAACTCAATAGCGCCATCACACTCTTTGATCCCCAAAAAGGCATACTCGGCTACGAATTATCCCTTCACCATCAAGACCTAGATATAAGCAGTAACGGAAAGCTATACCTTAACCCCAAACTAGAAGGCAGTACCCTGTCCTTAAGTTTGGACCTTCGCAGCGCAAACGCGATCGCCAAGTTAGCAGGTACTGATATTCCACCACTACCCAAAACCAAATTTTCAAGTGATATCAAAATTTCACCGAATTACGAGCTCAATAATATCGTTCTCAAACTTAACGACAACACGATCAACGGTGATATCAGCATCAATGCTGAGAACTCAGCCGTAACCGCAAACTTACGCTCCACAGCCTTAGATATCGATAGCTTGTTACCCCCTCAGCAATCAACAGAAGACACAACAAGTTCACAAAACAAGATTGCTGCGCCATCTCAGAATTCGTCCAATCAAAATTCCAAAGACGAAACTGAGGCAGAGATTAACTGGGCATGGCTAGAGGAAACCAATGTAAATCTTGAGCTCGACATTGAAAAACTCACTATATTGGGCTGGCAAGTCAGTAATCTTAAATCAGATATTACACTTCACAAATCTATTCAGGCTGCCATTAACGCCTCACAAATTCAGGAAATAGCAAAAAAACGAGACATCAATGAATTCTCAGCTAACGTTCATTTAGAGCCACTTTCAAAAACCACCACTGGCGCCGACACCAAGGTGTCGTTAACAATGACACAAGCAGGCATCACTAGCGAAGTCTCAGGTAAACTTAATGTAAATGGGATTGTCGGCAACGAGCTCGACGTTGTTGCTGATGCCCCAAGTAGCCAAGCTGTTTGGCAGTTAGCCCAACTCCCGTGGCAAGAAGCCGGCTCACTGTCTCTACAAGCAAACCTCAAAACCACCCAAGACTCGTACACGGTGAAAGGTAATAGTCAACTAGGGGAGCAAAGCACAGAGCTAGATATTCAGTACACACCGGCTAAAACCGATGCCGCGCTGCCTACATTAAAAGGCGACATCTTCTTACGGAAAATAGATCTCGCCTTTCTCAGCCCTGAGACCGATGCCAAGGTAGATAATACTAGCCCCAGTCAGTCTTCAAAAAAGAAACTTATCAGCAAGGAGCCTTTTGCCTTAAGCCCGCTCAAATCAATTAATACCGCCCTTACCCTGCGCCTTGAAGACATCGACACCGGTTACAATCTTATCCAAAAAGCCAGACTTGCCCCCACCCTGCAAGACGGCCTGTTCAACTTGAAAGATACCGTCATTAACTTTGATGGCGGCGAGGCGAAAGTAGCATTAAAGCTGGACGCCAGCAAAGAAATACCTGAGCTAGATATACGTTTCAGCATTGACGCTGACGACTACGGAAAGTTGGGGCTAGATAAAGCGGCGGGGATCAATAAAGGCAGCGGCCGGATTCGCCTAGATGCTGACAGCAAGGGACTTAGTCCACATCAATTAGCAGCCAATATGACTGCCAAATTGGACTTAAAAATTACCGACCTGGTCGCACAAGGCAATGCCTTAAACCTTATTGGGTCTGACGTTCTCACAGAAACCATAGACAAACTTAACCCCTTTTCCGAGAAGAAGACCAGCACAACCATTGAATGTGTTGCCGTCCACTTTAAGGGGAGCAAAGGAAAATTTATCAGTGACGATGCTATTGCCCTAGAAACCAAGCAAACCAAAATTATTGGCACAGGTAATATCGATATTGGTAACGAAGAGTTTTTACTGGGTGTCTCTCCCATTGCCCGAACTGGCGTGGGTATCAATATCGGCGCGGCTGCTGGTTTAGTTCGACTTGGCGGCACCTTTAACAAGCCAAAAATAGTCGCCGATCCTAGCGGAATGTTCACCTCTGGCCTGTCTACCGGTGCAGCATTTTATACCGGAGGGCTATCATTATTAGCCCAAGGCCTTCTAAAACGTGCGATCTACTCAGGTAGCGCTTGTGACGGTGACATTGATGAGATTCCGACCGTAGAAGAACTGCCGGACGATATTCTAAACCCCACCCCCGAAACGGCACCCACAGAGCAAGGAACACCAACTCTGAAAAATGAAGAAGCACCTGAGCCCACAACTTAA